The DNA window CTGCTGCCTCCGTACTCCAAAGTTGTTACCATAGAGGACACGCCGGAGCTTGTAGTGGTTGGCCCGATCTGGGACTCCCTGGTAACGCGTCCGAGGACTCCAGGCCAGGAGGTTGAAGAGATAACCCTCGAGGACCTCCTCAAGTTCGCCCTGAGAAGGCGCGCTGACTATGTTATAGTTGGCGAGGTCAGGGGCCGGGAGGGGAGGCTGCTGGCCCAGGCCGCCGCCGGCGGCTATGGCGCCATGACCACTTTACACAGCGACTCGCCCCAGGGAGCTATTATGAGGCTAACAATGGAGCCCATATCGCTGCCTCCCCTCTTCCTCGAGTCTGTGAAGTCTATAGTACAGGTGAAGAGCCTCCGTGCGTTTGGCGGGCGCGCGTCAAGGAGAGTTAACGAGGTAGCTGAGATGGATGGTGACAGGGCTGTGACCATTTACAGGTACGGCGAGACCAGCATAGGCGACCTGGTGGACAGGAGCAGGGAGCTTGAGTGGGCGGCTGAGAAGCTCGGGATAAGCGACGTCAGAGGCGAGGTTGAGTCAAGGGTGAAGTTCCTAGAGTCCCTGGCTGGCAGGCCGCCGGATGAGCTGCGCGCGGAGCTTTCAAAGTTCTATGTAACCAGGTACGGTGACATTATATGATGAGAAGAAAGCTCAGCGATCCAAGGCTTTATGGCCCACTAGCTATAACACTTAACAAGCTTAACGCTATCTCCGCGCCCCTATCTGTAGCCGCATTTACGTCTGCGCTGCTCTCACGCTTTGCGCTTCACCTGAATTACGCTGTTCCCACAGCCTTTGCGGCGTTTGGAGCGCTTTTCATTGTAATGCCAGCGTTAGCTAGGAAACTTGCGATGTCACTGCTAGGTTCAGGCATAGATGATGAGATGCCAGCGCTGCTGGCTGTAATGATACCATATGTGGCCTCCTCAAGGGACCTGGCAAGCGTCCTGACGACAGCTGCCGAGAGCCTTAAGTTGAGGTTTGTCAGGAATGAGTCGAGGAGACTTCAGTACCTCCTTTCGGCAGGCTATGACGAGAGGAGGGCCCTTAGAATTCTTGCCGACACCACCCCAAGCGCAAGGCTCAGGGATGTTCTCAGGGAGCTTCTAGCTGTTGAGGAGCTGGGGCTTTCAAGAGCTAGGGCAGCTGCTGAGCTTTATTCAAGGACTATGGACGCGATAAAGGTTTCTTGGCAGAGCTATGCGAAGCTGGGGGAGACTATAACTGAGGCCATAACGACTATAATAGTGTCCGCCGCCGTTCTGCTGCCCCTCTCGTTCTTTGGAAACGCTGACCTGCTCATGCCTCTTGCGGTCTTAGTTATGGTCCTCTCGCCCAGCCTTGCCATGATGCTTGCGATGCTCAGGCCCAGGCTTGGCGAGCCCGAGGGCAGCTGGTGGGTAGCTGGGCTCACTATAAGCTCAACATCCCTCGCGTCCCTGCTCTTGTTCTTAGACAGGTACTTGCCTGCAGCCCTGGCCCTGCTGGCGACGTCCATTATTAGTGAGGCCTCGTGGATTAGGCTTTCAAGAAGGGTGGCAAGCTCGCTGAGGCTCTTAAGGGAGGCCTCTGAGAGGGCGAGGCTTGGCCTGCCGTTTGGCGACGTC is part of the Acidilobus sp. 7A genome and encodes:
- a CDS encoding type II secretion system F family protein, which codes for MMRRKLSDPRLYGPLAITLNKLNAISAPLSVAAFTSALLSRFALHLNYAVPTAFAAFGALFIVMPALARKLAMSLLGSGIDDEMPALLAVMIPYVASSRDLASVLTTAAESLKLRFVRNESRRLQYLLSAGYDERRALRILADTTPSARLRDVLRELLAVEELGLSRARAAAELYSRTMDAIKVSWQSYAKLGETITEAITTIIVSAAVLLPLSFFGNADLLMPLAVLVMVLSPSLAMMLAMLRPRLGEPEGSWWVAGLTISSTSLASLLLFLDRYLPAALALLATSIISEASWIRLSRRVASSLRLLREASERARLGLPFGDVISRASVLGKSVVQALLDSDRVAGRIGVGPAIQGFADILYESLRSLRSLQVEAYVLMGVSAVAPAIALAGVYAIANYISSSSLSLMLSNVASVTYASRLLLAISPLSTLPTAALYRGRRMSSTPSLAALLLSLAALHVMHL